Genomic segment of Deltaproteobacteria bacterium:
GGCCAGTTCGAGAGGTATCGGACGGAGTCCGGGGGGATCTCCCCGATATAGACGCGGGGCGCGACCCTCTTCGCGCTGCCGCCGAGGCCGAGGACCTTCCCGGGCAGATCCGGGTCGTCCTCGCCCACCCGGAGGAACATCGGGATCGCGGCATCCGCCGTCGGAGCCGCGCCGAACGTTCGCACCCGGGCGGAGCCGGTCGCGACGGCGTCGGGATGAAGGAGGCGCGGGTCGACCTTCCGGACATCCGGATCGACGGACGTGCCGGACAGGGACAGGAGCCCGTAGAGGAGGAGAGCCCCGCCAGCCATGGTTCCGGCGAATCGTCGTGGATGCATCGGTCCCTGTTGTCCCTTCAGCGTGTCATTGTCCTCACTTGGGATGCCCCTTCGATGTAGATGATTCGATCGCTTTCCAGCAGCTTAGGGAGTCCCGACATCGGGCCGGTGACGACCCAGTTCGGGCCGGCCCTGGTGACGACACGGAATCCGGCGGCGACGACATTCCGCTCCTCCACCGCCCCGCCGACGTCCACGAACCGGAGCAGCAGATCCACGTCACGGTCTTCGGTCCCCGCGCCGAAGCGGGTCATCATATCGAGCTCCAGCGACGGGTCCAGCCGGGCCAGGAGCCCTTGCGGTCCGAACCAGGCCGCCTTCCGGAGGGAAGGGTCCTTGAGGAGGGGAACGATCTGTCCGGGAGACAACAGCAGGATGACGGTGCGGCCCAGCTCGTTCAGGACCGTCAGCGACGATCTCCCGAGGACCTCCGACTGATCGAGGAAGACGTCGTTGCGGTAGACCGCGATCGCCGCGAACGGCTCCGTTCCACCCGTCTCCGCCTCCTTGCGGAGCCGTGGGTCGGCCTTGGCGCGGAGAAGTTCCTCGTCCGGGGGAGAGAAGGTCCGTCGCTTCTCCCCGAACAGGCACCCGCACGCCAGCGGCAGGAACACCGCGAGCAGGAGGAGGGAAAGGAGGCGCCTGCCCTGAGTGTTGCGTTTCATAAATACGGTACTAAGGCTTCGGGGTGAGGAATCCGACACGGAGAGTCACGTCGAGGTAGCGGGCGTCGTCGTAGCGGCTCTTGAGGGACGTCGAGCGGAGGACCACCGGCAGCGCTCCCGCCGACAGCCGCTGCAGCGTCTTGACGGCCTCGAGGTACGTGAGGTTCTCGATCCGGACGTCGAACGCTTCCTCCCGGAACAGTTCGCCGTCGCGCGCGCCGCCCGACTTGATGTTCAACGCCGACTGCGGGATCCCCGCCTCCTGGAGCGCGGAGGTGATCCTCGACAGGGGGGCATCCTTGACGTTGGCGGCGGCCCGGACGATCCCCGCTTTCGCGCCGCTTTCCTTCTGGATCCGCTCGATCTCGGGGCGGGCCTTGCGCACCTCGGCGAGGTCGCTCTCGGCCGCGGCGGCCGCGCGCCCCTGCGACTTGATCCGCGAGATCCCCGGGATCACGACGAAGGTAAGGAGAAGAAGGACGGCGGCCGCGGCCCCACCGATCACGAGGACGCGCTTCTCCCGGTCACGAAGCACGGCGCTCCCCCTTCTTCTCGACGACGAGGGTCTTCTCGACGAGGATGGTGAATTTGACCGACGTGCCCTTTACGCTTCCCCCGGACTCCTGCACGGTCGCCGAGAAGTCGGG
This window contains:
- the gspM gene encoding type II secretion system protein GspM is translated as MLRDREKRVLVIGGAAAAVLLLLTFVVIPGISRIKSQGRAAAAAESDLAEVRKARPEIERIQKESGAKAGIVRAAANVKDAPLSRITSALQEAGIPQSALNIKSGGARDGELFREEAFDVRIENLTYLEAVKTLQRLSAGALPVVLRSTSLKSRYDDARYLDVTLRVGFLTPKP